One stretch of Arachis duranensis cultivar V14167 chromosome 1, aradu.V14167.gnm2.J7QH, whole genome shotgun sequence DNA includes these proteins:
- the LOC107474102 gene encoding ubiquitin-conjugating enzyme E2-17 kDa: MASKRILKELKDLQKDPPTSCSAGPVAEDMFHWQATIMGPADSPYTGGVFLVSIHFPPDYPFKPPKVAFRTKVFHPNINSNGSICLDILKEQWSPALTISKVLLSICSLLTDPNPDDPLVPEIAHMYKTDRAKYEATARSWTQKYAMG, encoded by the exons ATGGCATCGAAACGCATCTTGAAGGAGCTCAAAGATTTGCAGAAGGACCCTCCTACGTCATGTAGCGCCG GTCCTGTGGCTGAGGACATGTTTCACTGGCAAGCAACAATCATGGGACCAGCTGATAGCCCGTATACGGGTGGTGTATTCCTTGTTTCGATTCATTTTCCTCCGGACTATCCATTCAAGCCGCCGAAG gTTGCATTTAGGACCAAGGTATTCCACCCAAATATCAATAGTAATGGAAGTATATGCCTTGACATTCTTAAAGAGCAATGGAGCCCTGCACTAACGATTTCCAAG GTTCTTTTGTCAATTTGCTCCTTGTTGACGGATCCCAACCCCGATGATCCTCTTGTGCCTGAAATTGCGCACATGTACAAGACTGACAGGGCTAAGTATGAAGCCACCGCACGCAGCTGGACACAGAAGTATGCCATGGGATGA